The DNA region CAACCGGCGTTCAGTGCAGTGCGGAGCACAGAGGTCCGTCCGGTGCGATGACGCGAATTGACCACAGCCCGGCCACGCGCACACCTTCCGGGTGATCTCCGTCCGTCGCTCTTCGAGTGAGAGCGTGACCAGTTCGTCCGTCATGACCCGCGAGCGGAGCGGTTGCCGATAGCGGCAGACGGTACAGACTTCCGCGGTCGCCCCGTACTCGAGGATCACGATCGATAACCACGCGCCGCAGCGGCACTTCGCCATTTCAATCATGCCTCGATCGCCTCCTGTTTGATGGCCTCAAGCGAGTCAAAGAGATGATCGGCGAGTTGCTGAATCGCGCCGTCAAGATTGGTTTGGGCCTCCTCGTAGGCCGTTGCTGCATATGGCCTTGCAGCCATCGCGCGATCATGCTTTTGCAGGATGTAGCGCATCCCGCGGGCAAACTCTGCGGTGAATTGGTCGCGGCTCATGCGGTTTCCCCCATCTGACCCGGCTCGCTCAGATGTTTCGCCGCATAGCGGTAGAGGTCCGCACCTGTCTGGCCGCTGTCCCGGTGCATCCGACCCCACCAAATGTCGCCATCTATCGAACGAGCTCGGCGCGTCTCGACCGATTGAGTCAATAGCCGCCATTCGCCGGTCTCGTGGTCCTCGCGTGCCTTGCGGTCGGTCCAATGTTCCTTTCCTGCGGCCGCGCCGTTCGACCCTGAACCCGCTGCAATGGCTATCCGTTCGGCCCGCGCGCTCCCCAAGAAGACCCGTAGACCCTTCGGCGAGGCAATCTTCCGATCAAGGGCGGTATCATCCCGGCACACTTGCGCTAAGTCTGCGGCCACGTATTGCGACCCCGGCCCGATGAGAGCGAGCATTTCACGGAACCATCCGAGCCACGTATCGGACGGTCGGCGCCGCACAAAGGCATCGGCATCGCGGAACGGACCTTCGCCCATCGCAAGCGATAGCAGACCGGCGTACTGCTTGAATAATTCCGCGTCTTCCGAAATCGCTTCGCGCGCGGTGTTGTGTTGTGTTTCAGGGGGAGTTGGAAAAGGGGGTGTGGGGGAAAAACCGAGGGGGCGACCTTGGAAGTCGTCGGATTCTGTCGATTTCCGTGGAATTCCACGGAGTTCCGTCTTCCGTTCTCTGTCCCGACGCCTATGCCGGTCCATGTAGTCAACCGCCGATGTGTCGGCGAACAATCGCTCGGCGGCGCTTCGCAACGTCTGAGCGGCGCGGTCGTCTCCGCGCTGCGCTGCATCCGTCGCCAGTGCTCCGAGTTCCATGATCAATGTCAGTCGATCCGCCACTACGCCGCCCTCGTGAGGAGCCGCGCCATCTGCCGGCCGCGATCGGTAATGGAAATCGTCGCTCGCTTCTCTTTGCGTCCAATCTCCTCCAACCAGCCGAGCGAGATGACCTCAGCACATCGGCCGCATGCGGAGCCGATGCCACCCGTCTGCTGATAGAGCGCGTCGGCGAGCTCGTGCCGAGTCCGTGGTTCAGACTGCGAAGCGAACCAGATCAGACACCGCCGGCGTTCGCGCTTCGCCTTGCCAGCACGCTCAAGTTCATCCGCCGCATCTTCACTGGTCGCGCTGCGAACCGATGGCACTCGGAATCGGAGGTCGAGCTGCGTCTCGCGGGGGGCGCTCATGCGGCATGCCTCCGAAGGCGCTCGTAAATCGCGAGGAGTAAGAAGGCGCAGGCGCACCCGATGGTATCAGCGCGCCATGCTTCGCTCATGTGCGCGAACATGCCCGCGATGCGAAGCACGATCATGATCCACGCGAAGGCGTAGCACCACAGTTCAGGAATCCGCCGCGCGCTCATCGCTCCCCCTGGGTGCCCGCGGCGTGAGTCAATTCCTCAGCGGTTGCGTAGATACGCTGACCGTCGAATGGACCGTCAATGAACTCAACGAGAAATTTCACATCGACGAGCCGAACGATGCCCCGAAACTCAGGCCGACCGCGCGATGCAAACTCGCAAATGTCGCCATCTTTTTTCACATGGTCGGTCATGGGCGCTCCCCCTGGGTGCCGACCGCGCCGAGTAGCGCCTCGCATTGTGCACGGAACCGTTCGTGCGAGACGAGAAGTGCCTCGATGTCCAGTGTGTCGTAGTCGTCTTTGTCGAATGCCGCTTGAATCTCGGCCACTTCTTCCATGCTCAGCGTCGCATCCTTGAAGGGATCGCGTTCAGTTGTTGGCGCGCTCATCGCGGGGACTCCGGAGGAGCGGACACGGGCGAAAGTTCGGATTCCAAGTAGGGAATCACGGAGCCGCTTTCTAACTCGACGAGGTAAAGGTATCGCGTGCCCGGGGCGCGCACCTCAACGATCTGCCCATACTCACCATCGGCTTCGACAGAGTCCCCGAGGCGGAATTTCATGTCGCTCATCGCGGCGCTCCCTGAATTGCATCGCAGATCGGACAGGCGTCATAGCCGTGCTCGCACTCGACGCCAGGGTAGTAGCCCGCGAGCGGCTGACCGTTCGGTGCGAAGTGTTTCGGTCCCTCATGGATGTATTTGCGGAACCGTTGGCAATGCGGCGCGTGACGGGAGAGGACTTCCCAGCACTTCACGCAAGAGCCTCGGTTTTGCTTTCCCTGATGATCGCGGCGCTCATGCTGACAATTCATGCACACGTCGGACATGATTACCGGCTTAGACTTGAAATGCGCGCTCATGATCGCGGCGCTCCCTGAAGACCGGGAGACGCGAATGTACGATCCCATTCTTCGCGGTTCGGGTTGTTAGATTCTTCGCGTTCAATAAGCGAGAGTGAAGTAGCGTCCGGGGCGATGCCACATTGCGGGTAGTCGTTCCAGAACTTTTCTGCGAGCGCATAGTGCTGTCCATCGTCGAGGTACACGTCGCCCGGCTTCTCGACCGATCGAGCCGCGCACAGTGCGACGAGAACGCCGTCGACGACGCGTAGTCTGATGCTCATCGCTCTCCCTCACTGGTCACCGACGCGACGAACGCCTTGCAACTACATGTCTTGGCGCGTATTCGCTTGTCACACGGTCCAGTACCACCGCGCCAATCGAAATTCGGCGCACTGACTCCACCTGCGGCGTTATGCAGGTTTCGTTGGTGTCCACATCTGCACAGCGAGACAGCGAGTCTTACGTCACGGTCGCGTGCCGATCCCCTGGGGTCGATAGTCCCATTCGCAACGCCTGTCATGCTAGCGCGGTATACCATTTTGAAATCGCTCGCGCTCATGTGTTCGCCTCACTGGTCCCCGACGTGGTCACCACGGGGCTGGACGGGGATGGACAGCATAGCGCCGGTGTCGCGACAGCGGCCTTCTCAGGCGCGAATTGTGGCGAGGCCGATTTGGCGGGCTCCCACTTAACGATGGCTTGGGTAGGTCGCGTTGGCGGGACGTTAGTGACGCGACACCATACCGGCACTTCCCCATCACCATTTGCTTGGGAGCCAATGGTACGTATAAGATGGATTATGTCCTTATCCCCGCCACCGTTTAAAGTTTCCTTATCAAACATTGCTTGCTTCTCTCGTCGCAACACTCTATACGACACTGCCGGGAATGCTGTCAAGGGCGCTGTTGTCTTACCGCGCGGGCGGGCCCGGCCCTTCGCAAACATGTCGCGCATGTTGTCCTTGTGCGTGCCGAGAAACAGGTGCAGCGGATTGACGCACGTTGGAGTATCGCAGGTATGACAGATCTTCAGCGACGGATCAAACGGCCCATATACTTGTTCGTAGGCGACGCGGTGAACGAGCGTACCCTCTTTTCCTTTCCACGTTGTGCGACAGTAACCCAATCGGTCAGCGAATCCAGCCCAGAGAACGCAGCCAGTCGTCGGATCGAATCGTGTCCGCGCAGACCACCACGCTGCGGTTCCCGGCTTCAATTTGTCTTTGGCACTCATGCCGCTTTCTCCCGTTTGATCCGCGCCAGTTCCGCCTCGCAGTATTTGCACTTACCCATCGTCCGAATCACCGCCGCACTCGCCCGCACCCACCGGATCGGCGCCGGGATCAACTCCCCACACGCCGTGAAGGCGTGATTGATCTGCGGGAATCCCACCCGATGCACCTCAGAAAGGCCATTGGTTCGACCGAGCCGGCAGTCGGACCAGACAATCGCAGCCCCGAACTCCAAGGGCGTGACCTCGTCGACATCGAGCTCGGCCTGAACCTGTTCGCGCGCCTCGCGTTCTAGTTGCTCCCACATCGCGGCTCGCTCGCTCATGTCGTGCACCCGGAACGACGGGCGGCGGCGACCAAAGGCACGACACGATAGGGGCCATTCGGCTTCGCGAGATATGCGTCCATGTTATGCGCCGCCCGGTCAGCGTCTCCTTGCGATGCGTAGACCATGCTGGACTTGCCGTCGCGATCCACAACGAGCCACGCACGGATAGCTTCGTCTCGCTCGGCGCGTGCCTGAGAGAGAGCAGCGCGCAACGCGATGTTCTCAGTGAGCAGTTCCGGTGCAGCCGCAATCAATCGCGCGTTGTCCGCCTGCTCGGCGCGCTGCTCAGCGTGAACCCATCTGAGATGAATCGTGGCGACGATCCCCGAGATAACCTTGCCGCGCGCCCGCACGGTGCATTCCGAAGGGCTGTCCTCGACGAGTTTCCACGGTCCCGGAGTGGAACCGGTAAGATCGCGGGGCGCAGCGGGTGGTCGAGCGTCCTGGTCAGCCATGCGCGGAGCCCCCGGCCAATTTTACCGCTGCGGCGTGACCGGCGACTGCTTCGGCGCGAGTTGAATAACGCCACTGCTCTTCATCGTGCGCGCCGCCGAAAATCATCGTCTCGAACAGCAGAGGCGGGCCGCTTCCCCATGAATGATCCAGACCGAGAAAGACGGTGCTCACGCGG from Gemmatimonadota bacterium includes:
- a CDS encoding HNH endonuclease signature motif containing protein, whose product is MSAKDKLKPGTAAWWSARTRFDPTTGCVLWAGFADRLGYCRTTWKGKEGTLVHRVAYEQVYGPFDPSLKICHTCDTPTCVNPLHLFLGTHKDNMRDMFAKGRARPRGKTTAPLTAFPAVSYRVLRREKQAMFDKETLNGGGDKDIIHLIRTIGSQANGDGEVPVWCRVTNVPPTRPTQAIVKWEPAKSASPQFAPEKAAVATPALCCPSPSSPVVTTSGTSEANT